The Pseudomonas extremaustralis genome contains a region encoding:
- a CDS encoding response regulator transcription factor → MNPVAIDLPRILTIEDDPVLGAYVHEHLGRCGFQVTWCQNGQQGLQLARDQAFDVVLMDILLPGLDGLSILTHLRRSHSIPVILMSALGAEADRVSGFRLGADDYLPKPFSMIELRVRIEAILRRVALDRRPLPSLAPVRDDVHTLRFDDELCDVFHQEHWAGLTRSEYRLLETLHRNSEEVLSKAFLYQHVLQRGYAPHDRSLDMHISQIRRKLKAIGYSEYQVRTVWGKGYVLSGHDAGL, encoded by the coding sequence ATGAATCCCGTAGCTATTGACCTACCCCGTATCCTGACTATCGAAGATGACCCCGTGCTGGGTGCCTATGTCCACGAGCACCTGGGGCGGTGTGGGTTCCAGGTCACCTGGTGCCAGAATGGCCAGCAAGGCCTGCAGTTGGCGCGCGACCAGGCATTCGATGTGGTGTTGATGGACATCCTGCTGCCGGGGTTGGATGGCTTATCGATCCTGACCCATCTGCGCCGGAGTCATTCGATCCCGGTGATTCTGATGTCCGCTCTGGGGGCCGAAGCCGATCGTGTCAGTGGTTTTCGCCTGGGCGCCGATGATTACCTGCCCAAACCGTTCAGCATGATCGAGTTGCGGGTGCGCATCGAGGCCATCCTGCGCCGAGTGGCTCTGGACCGGCGCCCATTGCCCAGCCTGGCACCCGTGCGCGACGACGTGCATACCCTGCGCTTCGACGATGAACTGTGCGATGTCTTCCACCAGGAACACTGGGCCGGCCTGACCCGCAGCGAATACCGCTTGCTGGAAACCCTGCATCGCAACAGCGAAGAAGTGCTCAGCAAAGCCTTCCTTTATCAGCATGTGTTGCAACGCGGTTACGCCCCCCATGACCGCAGCCTTGATATGCACATCAGCCAGATCCGCCGCAAACTCAAAGCCATCGGCTACAGCGAATACCAAGTGCGCACCGTATGGGGCAAGGGCTACGTCCTGAGTGGTCACGATGCCGGGCTTTGA
- a CDS encoding sensor histidine kinase, which translates to MPGFDHSLTRLPGKHSLFWKLAFLLIAFCLLMIWLSWSWGRYMEQKNAYLSDEARITLSGYAADAEQAWNRDGRAGIDAWLQALGKRENTWIGVIGNDLQSLSSYPLTDKESQRLTFLRGLDWPVSRHVRGLPWLKIPFPVDPGVGSLVIELPQRFMPGRYQLFWRVVTNGLIPGLFTLLLCIGLYRLLIIPLNQLREQANAWRADQLNTRMPHDATSRQDELGELGRAFDHMSERLQGTVVLQQQLLRDMSHELRTPLSRLRVACDSEQDLAQLRERLSREIDGMQRLVEDSLQLAWLDTERAPLSQEDIQLQALWDMLRENACFESDWPASRLPCLLAADCWVRGNLNALAQALENILRNAIRHSPPDGTVRLGGRRDGEYWHLWLEDQGGGIDEQDLERIFAPFTRLDGSRPGDGGFGLGLSIARNAVQRQHGSLWAENTGGGLRVHLRLRAC; encoded by the coding sequence ATGCCGGGCTTTGATCATTCCTTGACGCGGCTGCCGGGCAAGCACTCGTTATTCTGGAAGCTGGCCTTTCTGCTGATCGCCTTCTGCTTGCTGATGATCTGGCTCAGTTGGTCCTGGGGCCGGTATATGGAGCAGAAGAACGCCTACTTGTCCGATGAAGCGCGGATAACCCTGAGTGGTTACGCGGCAGACGCCGAGCAGGCCTGGAACCGAGACGGTCGTGCAGGCATTGACGCGTGGTTGCAGGCGTTGGGCAAGCGGGAGAACACCTGGATAGGCGTGATTGGCAATGATCTGCAATCGTTGAGCAGCTACCCACTGACCGACAAGGAAAGCCAGCGCCTGACGTTCCTGCGGGGGCTGGACTGGCCGGTCAGCCGTCACGTCAGGGGGCTGCCCTGGTTGAAGATCCCGTTTCCGGTCGATCCCGGCGTCGGCTCGCTGGTGATCGAATTGCCGCAGCGTTTCATGCCGGGGCGCTACCAACTGTTCTGGCGGGTGGTGACCAACGGTCTGATCCCTGGCTTGTTTACCTTGTTGCTGTGCATTGGCTTGTATCGATTGCTGATCATCCCCCTCAACCAACTGCGCGAGCAGGCCAACGCCTGGCGTGCTGATCAATTGAATACGCGGATGCCCCACGATGCCACCAGTCGTCAGGATGAGTTGGGCGAACTGGGGCGGGCTTTCGACCATATGTCCGAGCGTTTGCAGGGGACCGTGGTGCTGCAACAGCAATTACTGCGAGACATGTCCCATGAGCTGCGCACGCCATTGAGCCGCTTACGTGTGGCCTGTGACAGTGAGCAAGACCTTGCGCAACTTCGGGAGCGGCTGAGCCGGGAGATCGACGGCATGCAGCGCCTGGTGGAAGACAGCCTGCAACTGGCCTGGCTGGATACCGAGAGGGCGCCATTGTCCCAGGAAGATATCCAGCTTCAGGCCTTATGGGACATGTTGCGGGAAAACGCGTGCTTTGAAAGTGATTGGCCCGCGTCGCGCCTGCCTTGCCTATTGGCCGCTGATTGTTGGGTCCGGGGTAACCTGAATGCCCTGGCCCAGGCCCTGGAAAATATCCTGCGCAATGCCATTCGGCACTCGCCACCGGACGGTACGGTGCGCCTGGGTGGGCGTCGGGATGGTGAGTACTGGCATCTATGGCTGGAGGATCAGGGCGGGGGTATTGATGAGCAGGATCTGGAGCGGATCTTCGCGCCCTTTACTCGCCTTGACGGCTCGCGGCCGGGTGACGGCGGTTTCGGCCTGGGCTTGAGCATCGCACGCAACGCCGTGCAGCGTCAGCATGGCAGCCTGTGGGCGGAAAATACGGGCGGCGGCCTGCGCGTACACCTGCGTCTGCGGGCCTGCTGA
- a CDS encoding DUF2062 domain-containing protein, with protein sequence MPRRLFKRYMPDPTSIREHKSLQFLGTLLHDPNLWHLNRHSVARAMAVGLFAAFIPIPLQMLLAAILAITVRGNMPIAISLVWLTNPITMPVVFICTYMTGAWLMNVPPRGLPDDLTWEWISSQLSTLWQPFLLGSVVLGLVSGVLAYCLTMGYWRWWVAHQWKKRKQRRG encoded by the coding sequence ATGCCCCGGCGCTTATTCAAACGGTACATGCCCGATCCCACCAGTATCAGGGAACACAAGTCATTACAGTTTCTCGGCACGTTGCTGCATGACCCGAACCTCTGGCACCTGAACCGGCACTCAGTGGCGCGGGCCATGGCCGTGGGTTTGTTCGCGGCATTTATCCCGATTCCGCTGCAGATGCTGTTGGCGGCGATCCTGGCGATTACGGTGCGTGGCAACATGCCCATCGCGATCAGCCTGGTGTGGCTGACCAACCCGATCACGATGCCGGTGGTATTTATCTGCACCTACATGACCGGCGCCTGGTTGATGAACGTACCGCCCCGCGGCCTGCCCGATGACCTGACCTGGGAATGGATCAGCAGCCAGTTGAGCACGTTATGGCAGCCGTTTCTGCTGGGCTCGGTGGTGCTGGGGCTGGTATCAGGCGTACTGGCTTATTGCCTGACCATGGGCTACTGGCGCTGGTGGGTGGCGCACCAGTGGAAGAAGCGCAAACAGCGTCGCGGCTGA
- a CDS encoding DNA internalization-related competence protein ComEC/Rec2, protein MFALALGLLALRFLPALPSIGWLIAMPVVALMLLPFRTYPLAFFLLGLSWACFSAQSALNDRLKPALDGQTRWVEGRVTGLPQRTGDGVRFELTDSRSRKTHLPERIRVFWRGGPEVRSGERWRLAIALKRPFGLLNFHGFDQEAWLLAQRIGATGSVKDGERLAPARNAWRDSVRQRLMAVDARGREAGVAALVLGDGSGLAAEDWQVLQDTGTVHLLVISGQHIGLLAGLVYGLVAGLARYGCWPRAWPWLPWACGLAFAAALAYGLLAGFGVPVQRACVMVGLVLLWRLRFRHLGIWWPLLLALNGVLMLEPLASLQPGFWLSFAAVAVLGLAFGGRLGPWRLWQAWTRPQWMIAIGLFPVLLVLGLPISLSAPLANLVAVPWISLVVLPLALLGTVLLPLPFVGEGLLWLAGGALDGLFIGLAWLAGLVPAWVPTEVAPVYWCISLLGAVLLLLPKGVPFRLLGWPMLLLAVFPPRTLVPHGQVEVVQLDVGQGQALILRTRHHTLLYDAGPRSGAFDLGARVVLPSLRKLGVGTLDMMLLSHADADHAGGAVAIANGMPITRVVGGETERLPTVLGTQPCVSGEQWRWDGVSFELWQWADAVAGNPKSCVLLVQANGERLLLTGDIDRAAEQALLSTPLAVPTDWLQAPHHGSRSSSSWAFLQRLTPKSVLISRGRGNAFGHPHQQVLERYRALGSRVYDSAEQGAVRLRLGAFAPPVVARSQRRFWRERLP, encoded by the coding sequence ATGTTTGCGCTTGCGCTAGGGCTGCTGGCCTTGCGTTTTTTACCGGCACTGCCGTCTATCGGCTGGCTGATAGCGATGCCGGTGGTGGCGTTGATGCTGTTACCGTTTCGCACGTACCCGCTGGCGTTTTTCCTGCTGGGGCTGAGCTGGGCCTGCTTCAGTGCACAATCGGCACTCAACGATCGCCTGAAGCCGGCATTGGACGGCCAGACACGCTGGGTGGAGGGGCGGGTCACCGGGTTGCCGCAACGGACGGGCGATGGGGTGCGTTTTGAATTGACCGACAGCCGGTCGCGCAAGACACACTTGCCTGAACGCATTCGCGTGTTTTGGCGTGGCGGGCCAGAGGTGCGCAGCGGTGAGCGCTGGCGTCTGGCAATCGCTCTCAAACGTCCGTTCGGGCTGCTTAATTTCCATGGATTTGATCAGGAGGCCTGGCTGTTGGCCCAGCGCATCGGTGCCACGGGCTCGGTGAAGGATGGCGAGCGGCTGGCACCGGCGCGTAATGCCTGGCGCGACAGCGTCCGCCAGCGCCTGATGGCGGTGGATGCCCGAGGTCGGGAGGCCGGGGTCGCGGCCCTGGTGTTGGGAGATGGCTCGGGATTGGCCGCCGAAGATTGGCAAGTATTGCAGGACACCGGCACCGTGCATTTGCTGGTGATTTCCGGCCAGCATATCGGCTTGTTGGCGGGGCTGGTCTATGGCCTGGTGGCTGGCCTGGCGCGCTATGGATGCTGGCCTCGGGCCTGGCCGTGGCTGCCTTGGGCGTGTGGCCTGGCATTCGCCGCAGCGCTGGCCTACGGCCTGTTGGCCGGGTTCGGCGTGCCGGTGCAGCGCGCGTGCGTGATGGTGGGATTAGTGTTGCTGTGGCGGTTGCGTTTTCGCCATCTGGGAATCTGGTGGCCATTGTTGCTGGCGCTCAATGGGGTGCTGATGCTGGAACCATTGGCCAGTTTGCAGCCGGGCTTTTGGTTGTCCTTTGCGGCGGTGGCGGTGCTGGGTCTGGCGTTCGGTGGGCGGCTCGGGCCTTGGCGTTTGTGGCAAGCGTGGACCCGTCCGCAGTGGATGATCGCTATCGGCCTGTTTCCTGTGCTGCTGGTGCTCGGTCTACCCATCAGCCTGAGTGCGCCGCTGGCCAATCTGGTTGCCGTGCCGTGGATCAGTCTGGTGGTGTTGCCATTGGCGTTGCTGGGGACTGTACTGCTGCCGCTTCCTTTCGTGGGGGAGGGCTTGTTGTGGTTGGCGGGTGGTGCGCTGGATGGATTGTTCATAGGCCTGGCGTGGCTCGCCGGGCTGGTACCGGCGTGGGTGCCGACCGAAGTGGCGCCGGTTTACTGGTGCATCAGCCTGCTGGGCGCGGTGCTGTTGCTGTTACCCAAAGGGGTGCCGTTTCGCTTGCTGGGCTGGCCGATGCTGTTGCTGGCAGTGTTTCCCCCGCGAACGCTGGTACCCCATGGACAGGTGGAAGTCGTGCAATTGGATGTCGGGCAGGGACAAGCGTTGATCCTGCGCACGCGTCACCACACGCTTCTCTACGATGCCGGCCCGCGTTCAGGAGCGTTCGACTTGGGCGCGCGGGTGGTGCTGCCGTCGTTGCGAAAACTCGGGGTCGGGACCTTGGACATGATGCTGCTAAGCCATGCCGATGCGGATCATGCCGGCGGCGCGGTGGCGATTGCCAATGGCATGCCGATCACGCGTGTCGTTGGCGGGGAAACCGAGAGGTTGCCGACGGTTCTCGGCACCCAGCCGTGCGTCAGCGGTGAGCAATGGCGGTGGGACGGTGTGTCATTCGAACTCTGGCAGTGGGCTGACGCCGTTGCCGGCAATCCGAAATCCTGCGTGCTGCTGGTGCAGGCTAATGGTGAGCGCCTGCTGCTGACCGGCGATATCGACCGTGCGGCTGAACAGGCGTTGCTCAGCACGCCGCTTGCGGTGCCTACCGATTGGCTGCAAGCACCGCACCATGGCAGTCGCAGCTCCTCATCCTGGGCCTTTTTGCAACGGCTGACGCCCAAGTCGGTGCTGATTTCGCGTGGACGTGGCAATGCCTTCGGTCATCCCCATCAGCAGGTGCTAGAGCGCTATCGGGCGTTAGGCAGCCGGGTGTACGACAGCGCGGAGCAGGGCGCCGTGCGCCTGCGACTCGGGGCCTTTGCCCCGCCGGTTGTTGCGCGCAGTCAACGCAGGTTCTGGCGTGAACGGTTACCCTGA
- a CDS encoding MotA/TolQ/ExbB proton channel family protein has translation MWELVKSGGWMMLPIIMSSIAALGIIAERLWTLRASRVTPEHLLGQVWGWIKNKQLDKDKLKALRANSPLGEILAAGLANSKHGREIMKECIEEAAARVIHELERYINALGTIAAMAPLLGLLGTVLGMIDIFSSFMGSGMTTNAAVLAGGISKALITTAAGLMVGIPSVFFHRFLQRRIDELVVGMEQEAIKLVEVVQGDRDVDLVEGKA, from the coding sequence GTGTGGGAATTGGTCAAATCCGGCGGCTGGATGATGTTGCCGATCATCATGAGTTCTATCGCCGCACTCGGCATCATTGCCGAACGCCTGTGGACCCTGCGCGCCAGTCGCGTGACCCCCGAGCATCTGCTGGGGCAGGTCTGGGGCTGGATCAAGAACAAACAACTGGACAAGGACAAACTCAAGGCACTGCGCGCCAACTCGCCGCTGGGGGAAATCCTCGCAGCGGGCCTTGCCAACTCCAAGCATGGCCGCGAGATCATGAAAGAGTGCATTGAAGAGGCCGCCGCCCGGGTCATCCATGAACTGGAGCGCTATATCAACGCGCTCGGCACCATCGCAGCCATGGCGCCATTGCTCGGCTTGCTGGGCACGGTGCTGGGCATGATCGATATTTTCAGCTCGTTCATGGGGTCGGGCATGACCACCAACGCTGCCGTGTTGGCCGGTGGTATTTCCAAAGCCTTGATCACCACGGCGGCGGGCCTGATGGTCGGTATTCCCTCGGTGTTCTTCCACCGCTTCCTGCAACGGCGCATCGATGAGCTGGTGGTCGGTATGGAGCAGGAAGCCATCAAGCTGGTGGAAGTGGTGCAGGGTGACCGTGATGTGGATCTGGTTGAGGGCAAAGCGTGA
- a CDS encoding ExbD/TolR family protein: MKFRRKQRENVDINLASLIDVVFILLLFFVVTTTFTRQTELRVDLPEAVSGSPAEDQNVKQLDIAISAEGVFSVNNQVLEKNDLNSLMDALQKESGGDTKLPLSISADGKTQHQAVITAMDAAGKLGFSHLRMSTVEAASQP, encoded by the coding sequence GTGAAATTTCGCCGCAAGCAACGGGAAAATGTCGATATCAACCTCGCGTCGCTGATCGATGTGGTGTTTATCCTGCTGCTGTTTTTTGTGGTTACCACCACGTTTACCCGACAAACCGAACTACGGGTCGACCTGCCCGAAGCGGTGAGCGGTTCGCCGGCCGAAGACCAGAACGTCAAGCAACTGGATATCGCCATCAGCGCCGAAGGGGTGTTTTCGGTGAATAACCAAGTGCTGGAGAAAAACGACCTCAACAGCCTGATGGACGCGTTGCAGAAGGAATCCGGAGGCGATACCAAGCTGCCGCTGTCCATCAGCGCCGATGGCAAGACCCAGCACCAAGCCGTGATCACTGCCATGGATGCCGCTGGCAAGCTCGGCTTCAGCCATCTGCGCATGAGCACTGTCGAGGCGGCGAGCCAACCCTGA
- the lpxK gene encoding tetraacyldisaccharide 4'-kinase — protein MALSDRLLKAWYEGHPALTLLRPLESLYRRVVERKRARFVAGEGEIYQAPVPVVVVGNITVGGTGKTPLILWLIEHCQRSGLRVGVVSRGYGAKPPQLPWRVEANQSAEVAGDEPLLIVQRCGVPLMIDPDRSRAVKALLATGPVDLILSDDGLQHYRLARDLELVLIDAARGLGNRRCLPAGPLREPVERLQSVDAVLYNGAAADHEDGFAFRLRPTALVNLQTGERRPVDHFPPGQAVHAVAGIGNPQRFFKTLETLHWQPIPHAFADHAPYSAEVLNFTPSLPLVMTEKDAVKCRGFARPDWWYLAVDAVPSPAFVAWFDTQLMRLLPARLLP, from the coding sequence ATGGCCCTGTCCGATCGATTGCTCAAAGCCTGGTACGAGGGCCATCCGGCGCTGACGTTGCTGCGTCCGCTGGAGTCGCTGTATCGCCGGGTGGTAGAGCGCAAACGCGCGCGGTTCGTGGCGGGAGAGGGCGAGATTTATCAAGCGCCGGTGCCGGTGGTGGTGGTCGGCAATATTACCGTGGGTGGCACCGGCAAGACGCCGTTGATCCTGTGGTTGATCGAGCATTGCCAGCGCAGCGGTTTGCGCGTTGGAGTGGTCAGTCGTGGGTACGGCGCCAAGCCCCCGCAGTTGCCGTGGCGGGTCGAGGCCAATCAAAGCGCCGAGGTGGCCGGTGATGAACCGCTGTTGATCGTGCAGCGCTGCGGCGTGCCACTGATGATCGACCCCGACCGCAGTCGCGCGGTCAAGGCCCTGCTGGCAACTGGGCCTGTGGACCTGATCCTCTCCGACGATGGCCTGCAGCACTACCGCCTGGCCCGTGACTTGGAACTGGTCCTGATCGATGCTGCCCGCGGCCTTGGCAACCGCCGTTGCCTGCCTGCCGGCCCCTTGCGCGAGCCGGTGGAGCGTCTGCAGAGTGTCGATGCGGTGCTCTACAACGGCGCCGCTGCCGATCATGAGGATGGCTTTGCCTTTCGCCTGCGGCCTACCGCACTGGTCAATCTGCAGACGGGCGAACGCCGACCGGTGGATCACTTCCCGCCAGGCCAAGCGGTGCATGCGGTCGCCGGAATCGGCAACCCGCAACGTTTCTTCAAGACCCTTGAAACGCTACACTGGCAGCCAATACCCCATGCTTTTGCCGACCACGCGCCCTACAGCGCCGAGGTCTTGAATTTTACGCCGTCATTGCCGCTGGTCATGACCGAGAAAGACGCGGTGAAGTGCCGCGGATTCGCCCGGCCCGACTGGTGGTACCTTGCAGTGGATGCCGTGCCGTCGCCAGCGTTTGTCGCCTGGTTCGACACGCAGTTGATGCGCCTGCTGCCCGCCCGTCTTTTGCCTTAA
- a CDS encoding Trm112 family protein, translated as MDTKLLDILACPICKGPLKLSADKTELISKGAGLAYPIRDGIPVMLESEARTLTTDERLDK; from the coding sequence ATGGACACCAAACTGCTCGACATCCTCGCTTGCCCGATCTGCAAAGGCCCGCTCAAGCTCAGCGCCGACAAAACCGAGCTGATCAGCAAAGGCGCTGGCCTGGCTTACCCGATCCGTGATGGCATCCCGGTGATGCTCGAAAGCGAAGCCCGCACCCTGACCACCGATGAGCGTCTGGATAAATGA
- the kdsB gene encoding 3-deoxy-manno-octulosonate cytidylyltransferase, which produces MTTAFTVVIPSRYASTRLPGKPLQLIGSKPMIQLVWEQACKSSAERVVVATDDPRIIEACKGFGAEAVLTREDHNSGTDRLAEVATQLGLAPDAIVVNVQGDEPLIPPSVIDQVAANLAAHGEARMATLAEPIEDIETLLNPNVVKVVSDINGLALTFSRSTLPWARDAFAKHPDILPEGVPYRRHIGIYAYRAGFLHDFVNWGPCWLENTESLEQLRALWHGVRIHVGDALEAPPAGVDTQEDLERVRRLLGV; this is translated from the coding sequence ATGACTACAGCCTTTACCGTCGTCATTCCTTCGCGCTACGCCTCGACCCGCCTGCCGGGCAAGCCACTGCAACTGATCGGCAGCAAGCCGATGATCCAACTGGTGTGGGAACAGGCCTGCAAAAGCAGCGCCGAGCGCGTGGTGGTGGCCACCGATGACCCGCGCATCATCGAAGCCTGCAAAGGCTTTGGCGCCGAAGCCGTGCTGACCCGCGAAGACCACAACTCCGGCACCGACCGCCTGGCCGAAGTCGCTACACAGCTTGGTCTGGCGCCTGACGCCATCGTGGTCAACGTGCAAGGCGACGAACCGTTGATTCCACCGAGTGTGATCGATCAAGTGGCCGCCAATCTGGCTGCCCATGGCGAAGCGCGCATGGCGACCCTGGCCGAGCCCATCGAAGATATCGAAACCCTGCTCAACCCGAACGTGGTCAAGGTGGTCAGCGACATCAATGGCCTGGCGCTGACCTTCAGCCGTTCGACCTTGCCCTGGGCGCGCGATGCGTTCGCCAAGCATCCTGACATATTGCCGGAAGGCGTGCCGTACCGGCGCCATATCGGCATCTACGCCTACCGCGCCGGCTTCCTGCATGACTTCGTCAACTGGGGCCCGTGCTGGTTGGAAAATACCGAGTCCCTGGAGCAACTGCGTGCCCTGTGGCACGGTGTGCGTATCCATGTGGGCGATGCGCTGGAAGCACCGCCGGCAGGCGTTGACACCCAGGAAGACCTGGAGCGCGTCCGTCGCCTGTTGGGGGTTTGA
- a CDS encoding low molecular weight protein-tyrosine-phosphatase: MEVLFVCLGNICRSPTAEGVLRHKLREAGLAGQIEVASAGTGEWHVGNPPDPRSQRAALVRGYDLSAQRAQQVSRADFARYDLILAMDHSNLRNLKAMQPEQGKAELDLFLRRFDAEVDEVPDPYYEGDQGFERVLDLIECACDLLVIELKGRL; encoded by the coding sequence ATGGAGGTTTTGTTTGTCTGCCTGGGCAATATCTGCCGCTCGCCAACCGCCGAAGGTGTATTGCGCCATAAATTGCGCGAAGCCGGCCTGGCGGGCCAGATCGAGGTGGCATCCGCCGGTACTGGTGAATGGCATGTCGGCAACCCGCCCGACCCACGCAGCCAACGTGCGGCGCTCGTGCGTGGTTATGATCTGTCGGCGCAGCGTGCCCAGCAGGTGTCCCGCGCCGACTTTGCGCGCTACGACCTGATCCTGGCCATGGACCACAGCAACCTGCGTAACCTGAAGGCCATGCAGCCGGAGCAGGGCAAGGCAGAGCTGGACCTGTTCCTGCGCCGCTTTGATGCTGAAGTGGACGAAGTGCCGGACCCTTATTACGAGGGTGACCAAGGGTTTGAACGGGTTCTGGACCTGATCGAGTGCGCCTGTGATTTATTGGTGATCGAATTGAAGGGGCGGTTATGA
- the murB gene encoding UDP-N-acetylmuramate dehydrogenase produces MTLHVLAQVSLKPFNSFGIDVRARLFAEAHSDDDVREALAYAAANALPLLVIGGGSNLLLTQDIAALVLRMATQGIRVLRDDGVQVVVEAEAGEAWHSFVLWSLEQGFCGLENLSLIPGTVGAAPMQNIGAYGVEIKDVFAGLTALDRQTGELRDFSLEECNFAYRDSLFKHETGRWLILRVRFALSRASHLKLDYGPVQQRLAGQGITEATPSDVSRAICSIRREKLPDPAELGNAGSFFKNPLVSQALAAELQGAYPDLVAYPQADGQMKLAAGWLIDKAGWKGFREGDAGVHKLQALVLVNYGGATGHDIANLARRIQRDIAERFKVELEMEPNQY; encoded by the coding sequence ATGACCTTGCACGTGCTTGCGCAGGTATCGCTCAAGCCATTCAACAGTTTTGGCATTGATGTGCGTGCCCGGCTGTTCGCCGAAGCCCACAGCGATGACGATGTGCGCGAGGCGCTGGCTTACGCCGCCGCAAACGCATTGCCCTTGCTGGTGATCGGTGGCGGCAGCAACCTGTTGCTGACCCAGGATATTGCAGCCCTGGTCCTGCGTATGGCTACTCAAGGCATCCGTGTCTTACGTGATGATGGCGTACAGGTGGTGGTCGAAGCCGAAGCGGGCGAGGCCTGGCACTCGTTCGTGCTGTGGAGCCTGGAGCAAGGGTTCTGCGGTCTGGAAAACCTCAGCCTGATCCCCGGCACCGTTGGTGCGGCCCCCATGCAGAACATCGGCGCCTATGGCGTAGAGATCAAGGATGTGTTCGCCGGGTTGACCGCCTTGGATCGTCAGACCGGCGAACTGCGGGATTTCAGCCTGGAGGAATGCAACTTTGCTTATCGTGACAGCCTGTTCAAGCATGAAACCGGACGCTGGCTGATCCTGCGCGTGCGCTTTGCCCTGAGCCGCGCAAGCCACCTAAAACTCGACTACGGCCCGGTGCAACAGCGCCTGGCCGGGCAGGGCATCACCGAAGCGACACCGAGTGATGTCAGCCGGGCGATCTGTAGTATTCGCCGCGAAAAGCTGCCGGACCCGGCCGAACTCGGCAATGCCGGCAGTTTCTTCAAGAACCCGCTGGTATCCCAGGCGTTGGCGGCAGAGTTGCAGGGGGCGTATCCGGACCTGGTGGCCTATCCCCAGGCGGACGGGCAGATGAAACTCGCTGCTGGCTGGCTGATCGACAAGGCAGGCTGGAAGGGCTTCCGTGAGGGCGATGCCGGCGTACACAAGCTGCAGGCGCTGGTGCTGGTCAACTATGGTGGTGCCACAGGGCACGATATCGCCAACCTGGCCCGGCGTATCCAGCGCGACATCGCCGAGCGTTTCAAGGTCGAGTTGGAAATGGAACCCAACCAGTACTGA
- a CDS encoding Bax inhibitor-1/YccA family protein, which yields MREQNYAVNGNVQAEQLEVSRVLRNTYGLLALTLAFSGLMAFVAQQMRVGYPNIFVVLIGFYGLFFLTNKLRDSAWGLLSAFALTGFMGFILGPILNRYLGMAGGAEVVSSAFAMTALVFGGLSAYVLITRKDMSFLGGFITAGFFVLLAAVVAGMFFQISGLQLAISAGFVLFSSVCILFQTSAIIHGGERNYIMATVSLYVSIYNLFISLLQIFGIMGRDD from the coding sequence ATGCGCGAACAGAATTACGCAGTGAATGGCAACGTGCAGGCTGAGCAGCTTGAAGTCAGCCGCGTGTTGCGCAACACCTATGGCTTGCTCGCCCTTACGCTCGCATTCAGCGGCTTGATGGCGTTCGTGGCGCAACAGATGCGTGTTGGCTACCCGAATATCTTTGTCGTGCTGATCGGTTTCTATGGCCTGTTCTTCCTGACCAACAAGTTGCGCGACTCGGCGTGGGGTCTCTTGTCGGCGTTTGCCCTGACAGGCTTCATGGGCTTTATCCTCGGTCCGATCCTCAACCGTTACCTCGGCATGGCCGGCGGCGCGGAGGTAGTCAGCTCGGCGTTTGCCATGACAGCCCTGGTGTTTGGTGGCCTGTCGGCTTACGTACTGATCACCCGCAAGGACATGAGCTTCCTGGGCGGCTTCATCACCGCCGGTTTCTTCGTGCTCCTGGCCGCCGTGGTCGCAGGCATGTTCTTCCAGATCAGCGGCCTGCAACTGGCAATCAGCGCAGGTTTTGTGCTGTTTTCCTCGGTATGCATCCTGTTCCAGACCAGTGCAATCATCCACGGCGGTGAGCGCAACTACATCATGGCGACGGTTAGCCTGTATGTGTCGATCTACAACCTGTTTATCAGCCTGTTGCAGATCTTCGGCATCATGGGCCGCGATGACTGA
- a CDS encoding GNAT family N-acetyltransferase, with product MVDIEDRCVFAIFVLPEFEGYGLGRNLMHKAESFLFQRHQKIWLETAEASRASGFYRNLGWQPVKNLPEGDIRFEKQLK from the coding sequence ATGGTCGATATTGAAGATCGTTGCGTATTCGCGATCTTCGTCTTGCCGGAATTCGAAGGGTATGGGTTGGGGCGCAATCTGATGCACAAAGCAGAGTCTTTTCTATTTCAACGCCATCAGAAGATATGGTTAGAAACCGCTGAAGCAAGCCGTGCGAGTGGATTCTATAGAAACCTTGGCTGGCAGCCCGTGAAGAACCTACCGGAAGGTGACATTCGTTTTGAGAAGCAACTGAAGTAA